The Plasmodium vinckei vinckei genome assembly, chromosome: PVVCY_14 genome window below encodes:
- a CDS encoding endoplasmin, putative, translating into MKIKSKYTYAFFVLLIVFNLLSKNNNVFCDDDPSKVNGGGGPKPYVKRDVDMISEIDENEKPTSGIENHQYQSEVTRLLDIIINSLYTQKDVFMRELISNSADALEKIRFLSLSDESVLNDEKKLEIRISANKDKNILSITDTGVGMTKDDLINNLGTIAKSGTSNFLETISKSGGDMSLIGQFGVGFYSAFLVADKVVVYTKHNNDEQYIWESTADAKFSIYKDPRGATLKRGTRISLHLKEDATNLLNDKKLTDLISKYSQFIQFPIYLLYENVYTEEVLADIAKEMENDPNYDSVKVEESDDPNKKTRTVEKRVKQWKLMNEQKPIWLRPPKELTEEDYKSFYSILTGYNDAPLYQIHFFAEGEIEFKCLIYIPSKAPSINEQMFSKQSSIKLYVRRVLVADQFVDFMPKYMSYVKGIVDSDDLPLNVSREQLQQNKILKAISKRIVRKILDTFRKLYLDGKKNKDSLREQLEKETDEDKKKEIQKKLNEPSVYKSIYKEYRKFFKSGCYEDDLNRSKIVKLLLFKTMHHPKSISLDTYVENMKPDQKFIYYASGESYEYLSKIPQLQIFKKKNIDVLFLTESVDESCIQRVEDYDGKKFKSIQKGEITFDLTEEEKKREEKVKKMYTALIDVISNTLRNKIFKVEISRRLVDAPCAVVSTEWGLSGQMEKLMKININNPDQIKAMSGQKILEINPDHPIMIDLLKRSVENPKDPQLIESIRVIYQSAKLASGFDLEDTSDLAQIVYDHINQKLGVDNTIKIDDLDPAIFETKKIDDENIEEINIDDAINKGDSKNDEL; encoded by the coding sequence atgaaaataaagagtAAATACACGtatgcattttttgttcttttgattgtatttaatttgctgtcaaaaaacaataatgtATTTTGTGATGATGACCCATCAAAAGTGAATGGAGGAGGTGGTCCTAAACCATATGTAAAAAGAGATGTTGATATGATAAGTGAAattgatgaaaatgaaaaaccAACATCAGGCATAGAAAATCATCAATACCAATCAGAGGTTACAAGATTATTggatattataattaattcattatatacTCAAAAAGATGTATTTATGAGAGAATTAATATCAAATTCTGCTGATGCATTAGAAAAAATTCGATTTTTATCACTATCAGATGAAAGTGTATTAAacgatgaaaaaaaattagagaTAAGAATATCAGctaataaagataaaaacatattgtCTATTACTGATACTGGTGTAGGTATGACTAAAGAcgatttaataaataatttaggTACAATTGCAAAATCTGGTacttcaaattttttagaaACAATTTCTAAAAGTGGAGGTGATATGAGTTTAATTGGACAATTTGGTGTTGGATTTTATTCTGCATTTTTAGTTGCTGATAAAGTTGTTGTATATACCaaacataataatgatgaacaatatatatgggAATCAACAGCAGATGCTAAATTTTCTATTTATAAAGATCCAAGAGGTGCAACTTTAAAAAGAGGTACAAGAATATCATTACACTTAAAAGAAGATGCTACCAACttattaaatgataaaaaactAACTGATTTAATATCTAAATATAGTCAGTTTATACAATTcccaatatatttattatatgaaaatgtatatactGAAGAAGTACTTGCAGATATAGCTAAAGAGATGGAAAATGATCCAAATTATGATAGTGTAAAGGTTGAGGAATCTGATGacccaaataaaaaaacacgAACTGTCGAAAAAAGAGTAAAACAATGGAAATTAATGAATGAGCAAAAACCAATTTGGCTTAGACCACCTAAAGAATTAACAGAAGAAGATTATAAAAGTTTTTATTCTATATTAACAGGTTACAATGATGCACCATTATAtcaaattcatttttttgcaGAAGGTGAAATAGAATTTAAatgtttaatttatatccCATCTAAAGCCCCATCAATTAATGAACAAATGTTTAGTAAACAAAGttcaataaaattatatgtaagAAGAGTTTTAGTAGCAGACCAATTTGTTGATTTTATGCCCAAATATATGAGTTATGTTAAGGGTATAGTTGATAGTGATGATTTACCACTTAATGTTTCAAGAGAACAATtacaacaaaataaaatattaaaagcTATCTCTAAAAGAATTGTTAGAAAGATTTTAGATACATTCcgtaaattatatttagatggaaaaaaaaataaagattcATTAAGAGAACAATTAGAAAAGGAAACTGatgaagataaaaaaaaagaaattcaaaaaaaattaaatgaaccaagtgtatataaatcaatttataaagaatatagaaaatttttcaaaagtGGATGTTATGAAGATGATCTTAATAGATCTAAAATTGTTAaattacttttatttaaaactaTGCATCACCCCAAAAGTATTTCTTTAGATACTTATgttgaaaatatgaaaCCTGATCAAAAATTTATCTATTATGCATCTGGTGAATCCtatgaatatttatctAAAATTCCACAattacaaatttttaaaaaaaaaaatatagatgttttatttttaactgAATCAGTAGATGAATCTTGTATACAAAGAGTTGAAGATTAtgatggaaaaaaatttaaatctATTCAAAAAGGTGAAATAACATTCGATTTAACAGAAGAAGAGAAAAAGAGAGAagaaaaagttaaaaaaatgtatactGCATTAATAGATGTTATATCTAATACATTaagaaacaaaatatttaaagttGAAATTTCACGAAGATTAGTTGATGCACCATGTGCTGTTGTATCAACAGAATGGGGTTTATCTGGACaaatggaaaaattaatgaaaataaatattaataaccCTGATCAAATTAAAGCAATGTCAGGacaaaaaattttagaAATTAACCCAGACCATCCAATTATGattgatttattaaaaagatCTGTAGAAAATCCAAAAGACCCACAATTAATAGAAAGTATTAGAGTTATTTACCAATCAGCAAAATTAGCATCTGGTTTTGATTTAGAAGATACATCAGACTTAGCTCAAATTGTATATGATCATATTAATCAAAAATTAGGAGTAGATAAtactataaaaattgatGATTTGGATCCAGCCATTTTtgaaactaaaaaaatcgaTGACGAAAATattgaagaaataaatattgatGATGCAATAAACAAAGGTGActcaaaaaatgatgaattataa
- a CDS encoding diphthine--ammonia ligase, putative — protein MNVVGLISGGKDSIYNLVCCFKDGHNITALAHLIPYKSQNETDSFMYQSVGFELIPSISECMEKPLIQHQIKRKPISLEMNYVYDSNDEVEDLYELLLEVKTKFPNINAVSCGAIKSNYQKKRLEHVCERLNLKILAYLWERDQKELLQNMINDGIDAIIVKIAAYGLKKEHIGKSIKEMYTYLEEMSNKYGLNICGEGGEYETCTLDCLLFKKKIVIDEYEVIQHTHDSICPVFIFKPLKWKIHPK, from the exons atgaatgtCGTAGGATTAATATCAGGGGGAAAAGACAGTATATACAACTTGGTTTGTTGTTTTAAAGATGGGCACAATATTACTGCTTTAGCACACCTTATTCCTTATAAGAGTCAAA ATGAAACCGACAGTTTTATGTATCAAAGTGTGGGGTTTGAACTCATCCCATCCATTTCTGAGTGCATGGAAAAACCTTTAATCCAACACCAAATCAAAA GGAAACCCATAAGCCTTGAAATGAATTATGTTTATGATTCCAACGATGAAGTCGAAGATTTGTATGAATTATTGCTCGAGGTCAAg aCAAAATTTCCAAATATTAACGCAGTTTCATGCGGAGCCATTAAATcaaattatcaaaaaaaaagattagAACATGT TTGTGAGAGgttaaatttgaaaattttagcGTATTTATGGGAAAGAGACCAA AAGGAATTATTGCAAAATATGATCAATGATGGCATTGATGcaataattgtaaaaattgcAGCATATG GTTTGAAAAAGGAACACATTGGAAAATCGATAAAAGAAATGTATACTTATTTAGAAGAAATGagtaataaatatggcTTAAATATTTGTGGGGAGGGTGGAGAATATGAGACATGTACACTTGATtgcttattatttaaaaaaaaaatagtaatagaTGAATATGAAGTGATTCAACATACACATGATTCAATATGCcctgtttttatatttaagcCATTGAAGTGGAAAATCCAcccaaaataa